The Mytilus galloprovincialis chromosome 7, xbMytGall1.hap1.1, whole genome shotgun sequence genome has a window encoding:
- the LOC143083396 gene encoding uncharacterized protein LOC143083396 — translation MEMSSSEDNAMSPVYLLEDDVGSVKLRPKRKTAKVLVYEDDNDMEVPDSREMSPVIVLEDVVLNSSLLREASVLMENMDFSVDPTAKEPTETPEQPEETQEQPKETQEQPEETQEQSEETQEQPEETQEQSEETQEQPEETQEQPKETQEQPEETQEQPKETQEQPEETQEQLKETQEQPEETQEQPKQTQEQPKETQEQPEETQEQPKETQEQPKETQEQPEDILSKDDFVLVELPIEKTSRTKQFIGKIISVSEHDIDVSFMKKNKTGKFIWPEVMDQSMVERRSVKRKLKPPAQIAKRRSIEMFFSDMS, via the exons ATGGAAATGTCAAGCAGTGAGGATAATGCAATGAGTCCTGTTTATTTATTAGAAGATGATGTTGGTTCTGTGAAATTGAG ACCAAAGAGGAAAACAGCAAAGGTTCTTGTATATGAAGATGACAA TGACATGGAAGTTCCAGACAGCCGGGAAATGAGTCCTGTAATTGTTTTGGAAGATGTTGTGTTGAATAGTTCTTTACTAAG GGAGGCCTCTGTCCTGATGGAAAATATGGATTTTTCTGTTGATCCAACTGCCAAA GAACCAACTGAAACACCAGAACAGCCAGAGGAAACACAAGAACAACCAAAGGAAACACAAGAACAACCAGAGGAAACACAAGAACAATCAGAGGAAACACAAGAACAACCAGAGGAAACACAAGAACAATCAGAGGAAACACAAGAACAACCAGAGGAAACACAAGAACAACCAAAGGAAACACAAGAACAACCAGAGGAAACACAAGAACAACCAAAGGAAACACAAGAACAACCAGAGGAAACACAAGAACAACTAAAGGAAACACAAGAACAACCAGAGGAAACACAAGAACAACCAAAGCAAACACAAGAACAACCAAAGGAAACACAAGAACAACCAGAGGAAACACAGGAACAACCAAAGGAAACACAAGAACAACCAAAGGAAACACAAGAACAACCAGAGGACATTTTAAGTAAAG aTGATTTTGTCCTGGTGGAACTTCCCATAGAAAAAACATCAAGAACAAAGCAATTCATTGGAAAG atcATCAGTGTATCAGAACACGACATTGATGTAtcctttatgaaaaaaaataaaacaggaaagTTTATTTGGCCAGAAGTTATGGACCAAAGTATGGTAGAAAGAAGAAGTGTAAAGAGGAAATTGAAACCTCCTGCACAAATTGCTAAGAGGCGTTCAATTGAGATGTTTTTCAGCGATATGTCATGA